Within the Fusarium keratoplasticum isolate Fu6.1 chromosome 1, whole genome shotgun sequence genome, the region gcaagaccaagaaccCCTACCCCAACGTCGACGCCCACTCTGGTGTCCTCCTCCAGTACTACGGTCTCACCGAGGCCAACTACTACACCGTCCTCTTCGGTGTGTCGCGCGCCATTGGTGTCCTTccccagctcatcatcgaccgCGCCTTCGGTGCTCCCATTGAGCGACCCAAGTCTTTCTCCACTGAGAAGTGGatcgagctcgtcaagaagctgtAAGGGGATAAAAGCAAAAGGGGaaaaggacgaggacggcatGTTGTGGAATACGAGGAGGACAGCCAGGAGATGGGCAGAATGGATTGCCAACTCGGTGGCACTTGTACAATACAACGGGACTGTTTTCGTTTGGTAATGAGAAGTCGTCGCAGGAGCGGCGATTGAAATGAAATGATTTCCAGTTTTACTCTTTGTCTACATTGTCATGACCGTGAAGAATGAATCCATACAAGGCATTGTAAAGTACGAATTACTGAATTCTAATTTACTATATCATGGCCGTTGATGCAAAACGGATTGTGTGTCGATCACTTACCATCCCGCGATGGCGTCCGCCATGTCTTTAAATTTTGACTCGTGCGCAGGCGTTGACCCCAAAGCTTCAATTCAACGGTACCTGAGCCATCGGTACTAGGATCAAGCCAAGTGCAAGTACCGTCCATGAGAGCTCGCGCACAGGCCTTTCTTTGGCCCCAAAAGCTTCCCCTCCAAAAAAGCGAAAAAAGGGCCCTTGTTGTCGCAAACagaaacaaaaaaaaaaacaacGTGGGCTCGGTGAGAGATTGCACCGATGGAATCCGGGGGTGGTTCAGGGGGGGTTGCTCAACACTCAGCAGTTGGGTACAGAAAGGTGGAGGGGCGTTGAGGGGACGAGGGTCCTAATTCGATGGATGGGCTCAGCTCCTGGCAGGGGGGGGATAGAGAGAAGCTGTTTGTTGTGTTGGATTTCGGAGGCGGTGGCTGAGGTTGATACCTAAAGAGGTAATTGAAGGATGGAAGAGGCTGGCTTCTCCTTTTTTTTGTGTGTGGTTTCGTAATGATTGAAGTGACTGACGTTGGATTGACAGAGGCTGAAGggttgtgtgtgtgtctATTCCTGGCTGAGGTCAGGCTTAGAAGTAACTCGGATCAGCAACTGTCATCAAAGGAACAGACAGTGACAAGTAAAAAGGAATAGCAAGTCTAGAACGGCCGTGAAGCCTCTTGGGAGCTTGAGAGAGCAAGACCTCCGCTGTCACAAGCCATTTTTCGCATCATGTCGGCATCTATCTAATCCCTCCTGTCGGTAACTGATGGATCTTGCCTTGCACCACGCGCACCCACCCCCGGATTTCACATGGGCTGATGATTCGAGATGGATCTTATCTCACCCGAAATCTCGgcttccatccatctcaacctACTGTACGCCAAATGTTTACTCAGATAGAGGTCAGCCAGTATTTGCCTCTTTGGGGTATAAGGTTCAACATCCCCTGAGATGGAAATCTACTCCCATTTTTATCCTGTAAACCAATCCATCTCGTGTTGAACAGCACCGACAAGTAAATCGTGCCAAGGTTTCCCCTGTGCAAAAGAACagagcaacaacaccaggaAACAAAAAAAGACACGTGCAAATCCCTTGAATCGtatccccctcccccttcGACCCGGGTTTTCGCGTGCCCTCCAACCTCGGTCTTCCCTCCGCAGTTCTGTCTCTgcgcccccctcccccttcGGATCCTCAACGCCTCCGTACTCGGGCACCCATCCCGATCGCAGTGTTCCCCCAAGCATTATTTTTTTGTACTAGCTAGGTGTGTTGCACAGGTAGCTCATCACTTTTTGCTTCAACTTGCTTCTTTTGCTTGTATTGTCGCTGTCTGACTCAGCACATTTTATCCCTCCCACGGTCACTCACTGGCCATTGGCCTTCCCCCCCACCCTGGCAAGTTTCCACGCACGCCTCTAGCTTCCCACCCTCCGCTTCTCTTTCTCCCTCCTACATacttttcctcctccatctaACACCTTTTTTTGCGAAGAAGCTCCCTTTTCCCTTGGTCAGGGCCCTCATTCTGCGACACATCCCAAAGTCATGGCTGCCATCCGTACCGACCTTCCCGGCCCCATTGGggacaagaagctggagaagaagcccatcaAGTTCTCCAACTTGCTGCTGGGCGCCGGCCTCAACATGTTCGAGGTGACCACCCTGGGTCAGCCTCTCGAGGTCGTCAAGACTACCATGGCTGCCAACCGAGGTGACGGCATGGCCAAGGCTTTGGGACGCGTCTGGTCCCGCGGTGGTCCTCTGGGCTGTAAGTCGATCATCTCCTTTCTCCTGGCTGCTTGTTCGCTAACCCCCCTCGAGTCTACCAAGGTCTCATCCCCTGGGCCTGGATCGAAGCTTCCACCAAGGGCGCCGTCCTTCTCTTCGTTGCCTCCGAGGCCGAGTACTACGCCCGCGTCGCTGGCGCCTCCGAGTTTGGCGGTGGCATCATCGGTGGCATCACCGGTGGTGTCGCTCAGGCCTATGCCACCATGGGCTTCTGCACCTGCATGAAGACGGTCGAGATCACCAAGCACAAGATCGCCGCCACCGGTGTCAAGCCCCCCTCTACCTTCCAGACCTTTGGCGACATCTACCGCAAGGAGGGTATTCGTGGCATCAACAAGGGTGTCAACGCCGTCGCTATCCGCCAGATGACCAACTGGGGTAGCCGCTTCGGTCTGAGCCGTCTCGCCGAGGGCTGGATCCGCTCCGCCActggcaagaaggagggtgagaAGCTCTCTGCTGGCGAAAAGGTCATTGCCAGCGCcgtcggtggtggtctcAGCGCCTGGAACCAGCCCATCGAGGTCATCCGCGTTGAGATGcagagcaagaaggaggacCCCAACCGTcccaagaagatgacggtTGGCAACACTTTCAAGTACATCTACGAGACCAACGGTGTCCGCGGTCTCTACCGTGGCATCACCCCCCGTATCTCTCTGGGTATCTGGCAGACGGTCTGCATGGTTGCGTTTGGTGACATGTGAGTTTCCCCGCAGCCAATCAAGTCGGCTATATACTAATCCAACTCAACCACAGGGCCAAGGCTTACGTCGAGAAGCTGACCGGCGATGCGGTTACTGCTAAGCATTAGAAGGCGTTAGGGGAGCGTTATAACATGGCTCAAAGGGGGTTTATATATGGGTCGTCAGTTCTATATGGTTTTGGATTTGGGTTCATGTAACGAGTGATGCAGGTCGGTCATGTCCTGTATCAGGGAGACGCGCGTATGCTGTGTGCTTTTACTGTGTGATCTCTAGCTGTAGACGAGCTCTCAGCCCTGTGGGTTGGTCAAAATAGACGGAAAACTTGTGCGCCTCTTGTCAATGGCGTTTCACTCGCAGTCAAATTGGGGTAGCTTCGGTAGCTCCCGACGTATGCAGGAGCTGTAATGGTAGCATAACTATTCGCGACCTGCATCCTCATGGCTGTTTCAGCCATACTGTTGTCATTGctttcatcctctctcatTGAATGCATCGACCAGAACCTAGGAGTCACC harbors:
- a CDS encoding Citrate/oxoglutarate carrier protein, which encodes MAAIRTDLPGPIGDKKLEKKPIKFSNLLLGAGLNMFEVTTLGQPLEVVKTTMAANRGDGMAKALGRVWSRGGPLGFYQGLIPWAWIEASTKGAVLLFVASEAEYYARVAGASEFGGGIIGGITGGVAQAYATMGFCTCMKTVEITKHKIAATGVKPPSTFQTFGDIYRKEGIRGINKGVNAVAIRQMTNWGSRFGLSRLAEGWIRSATGKKEGEKLSAGEKVIASAVGGGLSAWNQPIEVIRVEMQSKKEDPNRPKKMTVGNTFKYIYETNGVRGLYRGITPRISLGIWQTVCMVAFGDMAKAYVEKLTGDAVTAKH